From one Humulus lupulus chromosome 8, drHumLupu1.1, whole genome shotgun sequence genomic stretch:
- the LOC133794452 gene encoding inactive protein kinase SELMODRAFT_444075-like: protein MSRDQRRGKQEKGSDVAEKVVVAVKASKEIPKTALVWALTHVVQPGDCITLLVVVPSQSSGKKLWGFPRFAGDCANGNRKSLLGTISEQKIDIRDSCSQMIVQLRDVYDPNKVNVDIKIVYGSPCGSVAVEAKNAQASWVVLDKHLKPEEKRCMEELQCNIVVMKRSQPKVLRLNLNGLPKEPESACHLPSELDEASQKHPRKKDDCLNPVRVPVGTPTSSPELGTPFTATEAGTSSVSNSDPGTSPLFISEINGVLKKEESFRAKGNQDIDDATSDSDSENLSTSSASLRFQPWISDFLISQSHSTHYVEESSHKSSDRPQASSTKALLGKFQKSDRDAGVGMLNYIGNGDFSGNVREAVSLSRNAPPGPPPLCSICQHKAPVFGKPPRFFSYAELELATGGFSQANFLAEGGYGSVHRGVLPDGQAVAVKQHKLASSQGDHEFCSEVEVLSCAQHRNVVMLIGFCIEDRRRLLVYEYICNGSLDSHLYGQHRQPLEWSARQKVAVGAARGLRYLHEECRVGCIVHRDMRPNNILITHDFEPLVGDFGLARWQPDGDTGVETRVIGTFGYLAPEYAQSGQITEKADVYSFGVVLVELVTGRKAVDLNRPKGQQCLTEWARPLLEDYAIDELIDPRLGNQFSEQEVYCMLHAASLCIRRDPQSRPRMSQVLRVLEGDMVMDSNSNFMSTQGYDVGSQSGRMCWSDQQHQQYSGSLAAEPLEEFSGKLSLENLRPAFWERVKARASCEDL from the exons ATGAGTCGAGACCAGAGGCGCGGTAAGCAGGAGAAAGGGTCCGATGTGGCTGAGAAAGTTGTGGTCGCCGTCAAGGCATCCAAAGAAATTCCCAAAACTGCTCTTGTATGGGCATTGACGCATGTTGTTCAACCTGGGGACTGCATTACTTTGCTTGTGGTTGTCCCTTCACAAAGTTCAG GTAAAAAGTTATGGGGCTTCCCAAGATTTGCAGGGGACTGTGCCAACGGTAACCGGAAGTCTCTTTTGGGAACAATCTCTGAGCAAAAGATTGACATTAGAGATTCATGCTCTCAGATGATTGTTCAGCTTCGCGATGTTTATGATCCAAACAAA GTAAATGTCGATATAAAGATTGTATATGGATCACCTTGCGGATCCGTTGCAGTTGAGGCCAAGAACGCTCAAGCTAGTTGGGTTGTATTGGACAA ACATCTTAAACCAGAGGAAAAACGCTGCATGGAGGAGCTGCAATGCAACATTGTGGTTATGAAGCGTTCACAGCCGAAAGTTCTTCGCTTGAATTTAAACGGGTTACCAAAGGAACCTGAATCTGCCTGCCATTTACCTTCTGAGCTTGATGAAGCGTCTCAAAAGCATCCTCGAAAGAAGGATGATTGTTTAAACCCTGTTCGGGTGCCTGTTGGGACTCCAACCAGTAGTCCAGAGCTAGGCACACCATTTACAGCAACTGAAGCTGGAACTTCGTCAGTGTCAAATTCAGATCCAGGAACTTCACCACTTTTCATTTCAGAAATAAATGGGGTTCTGAAGAAGGAGGAATCATTTAGAGCCAAGGGAAATCAGGATATAGATGATGCTACATCAGATTCTGACAGTGAAAATTTATCCACTTCTTCAGCTAGTTTGAGGTTCCAACCATGGATATCTGATTTTCTAATTTCACAAAGTCATTCCACACATTACGTAGAAGAAAGTTCTCACAAATCAAGTGATAGGCCTCAGGCATCATCAACCAAAGCTTTGCTAGGCAAGTTCCAGAAATCTGATAGAGACGCTGGAGTTGGAATGTTAAACTACATAGGAAATGGGGACTTCAGTGGAAATGTGAGAGAAGCAGTTTCACTTTCCAGAAATGCTCCACCTGGTCCTCCCCCCTTGTGCTCTATATGTCAACACAAGGCACCTGTGTTTGGAAAACCACCAAGATTCTTCAGCTATGCTGAGCTGGAGCTTGCGACTGGTGGATTTTCACAAGCCAATTTCTTGGCAGAAGGAGGGTATGGTTCTGTTCACAGAGGAGTGCTTCCTGATGGCCAGGCTGTCGCTGTCAAGCAGCATAAGTTAGCTAGTTCTCAGGGGGATCATGAATTTTGTTCAGAAGTTGAAGTCCTCAGCTGTGCCCAGCATCGCAATGTTGTCATGCTGATTGGCTTCTGCATCGAGGACAGAAGAAGATTGTTGgtttatgaatatatatgcaaTGGATCACTAGATTCTCATCTATACG GACAACATCGGCAACCATTAGAATGGTCTGCGCGGCAAAAAGTTGCTGTAGGAGCTGCTCGAGGACTGCGATATCTCCACGAAGAATGCAGAGTAGGTTGCATTGTCCACCGCGACATGAGACCGAACAACATCCTGATCACCCATGATTTTGAACCACTG GTTGGGGACTTCGGCCTGGCAAGGTGGCAGCCTGATGGAGATACTGGTGTGGAAACGAGAGTAATTGGGACATTCGG ATATTTGGCTCCAGAATACGCTCAAAGTGGTCAAATCACTGAAAAAGCTGATGTATATTCTTTTGGGGTGGTATTGGTGGAGCTTGTTACAGGCCGAAAAGCTGTGGACCTCAATCGACCCAAGGGTCAGCAATGTCTCACTGAATGG GCCCGGCCATTGTTGGAGGACTATGCCATTGACGAACTGATTGATCCAAGGCTAGGAAATCAGTTTTCTGAACAGGAAgtttattgcatgttgcatgcTGCTTCATTATGCATACGCCGGGATCCCCAATCAAGGCCTCGCATGTCACAG GTGTTACGTGTACTAGAGGGTGACATGGTGATGGATTCGAACTCGAACTTCATGTCAACACAAGGGTATGACGTGGGAAGCCAGAGTGGTCGAATGTGTTGGTCAGATCAGCAGCACCAACAATATAGTGGCTCCCTAGCTGCCGAGCCGTTGGAAGAGTTTAGTGGGAAGCTATCTCTCGAGAATTTGAGGCCAGCGTTTTGGGAGAGGGTCAAGGCAAGGGCCTCCTGTGAAGATCTGTAA